One genomic segment of Brassica napus cultivar Da-Ae chromosome A3, Da-Ae, whole genome shotgun sequence includes these proteins:
- the LOC106424487 gene encoding uncharacterized protein LOC106424487 gives MMSYYIDTLCIISLLSCHFITSSFAGPVPNVVSGSQKLIPTQISSRDSKVSLSSTVKGLRLRPPSSYSLKLESFSTLMKSTYTERYDSRPFRVGKYNWTLVVYPKGNRNDSGTGYISLYVAIDSSTLTSPRQVVPADLRFYVFNKKEKKYFTIQDSDVWQFTINKTMWGFPRVLPLSTFSNLKNGYLYDMDQCEFGVDITIPPIFEKSELFSVAKSFPNKRFTWFIQGFSTLPSDYLSEEFIIGGISWNLRVFRNGFGAHEGKNLSLYLNLGPQELLKTKPYDKIYARAMLRVPNQGQSNYIVQRPLDNWFSPQNIGWGYADFMPLSDLRDSSTGFVRNDMLVVQVEMEAISTTKYFPS, from the exons ATGATGAGTTACTACATAGATACCTTATGTATTATTTCTCTCTTGTCTTGTCACTTCATCACCTCTTCTTTTGCAGGACCAGTCCCAAACGTGGTGAGTGGTTCTCAGAAACTTATCCCCACTCAAATATCATCACGTGATAGTAAAGTCTCACTATCGAGCACAGTGAAGGGTCTCAGATTACGTCCCCCGTCGTCTTATTCTCTCAAATTAGAGTCTTTCAGCACACTCATGAAGTCTACCTACACCGAGAGATATGACTCACGTCCTTTTAGGGTCGGTAAATACAACTG GACGCTTGTTGTGTACCCGAAGGGGAACAGGAACGATAGTGGTACAGGGTATATTTCTCTATATGTCGCCATAGACAGCTCTACTCTCACCTCTCCACGTCAAGTGGTTCCCGCAGATCTTAGGTTTTACGTCTTCaacaagaaagagaagaagtacTTTACGATCCAAG ATTCCGATGTATGGCAATTCACTATAAACAAAACGATGTGGGGGTTCCCTAGGGTACTTCCCCTTTCTACGTTTAGCAACCTGAAAAATGGATACCTTTACGATATGGACCAATGCGAGTTTGGCGTTGATATCACCATTCCACCGATCTTTGAAAAGTCAGAACTTTTCTCGGTCGCCAAGAGTTTCCCAAACAAGAGATTCACTTGGTTTATTCAGGGATTCTCGACACTGCCTAGCGATTACCTATCAGAGGAGTTCATCATCGGAGGAATAAGTTG GAATTTACGAGTCTTTCGAAATGGTTTTGGCGCTCATGAAGGCAAAAATTTGTCGCTTTACCTTAACCTTGGGCCACAAGAGCTACTAAAAACTAAGCCTTATGACAAGATTTACGCTCGAGCCATGCTTCGTGTTCCTAACCAAGGCCAGTCCAATTATATCGTGCAACGTCCAc TGGATAACTGGTTCAGTCCACAGAATATTGGGTGGGGATACGCTGACTTCATGCCTCTTTCTGATCTCAGAGATTCATCAACGGGTTTCGTTAGAAATGATATGTTGGTTGTTCAAGTCGAAATGGAGGCCATTTCGACAACCAAGTACTTCCCTAGCTAG